The segment aaaaaaataataataaaaaaataaacataaaaaggcaTGCTACTGTAGATGGGGTCCCTACAAGGCGATGTGTTCAGCGTTGAATCATCTCTCAGAGTCACGTTTCCCTCCGTGTGGGCGCGAACGCTGGCCGTGCTTGCTGTTCAATCTAGTCTCAGCACTCCGgactctgtcctttctctccctaAGTCAGAAGACAGAGCCTGCATTCGAAGACCCCCAAATCCAAGCCGATTCTCTCCAGGACTTGGAGCTCAGGGTATGGATTTCTTCGTGAGAACGTGGGATGAGGAGCTCTCAGGTTGTTGAGTGCAACCGGAGCCAGGGCGGGCATGGTTTGGCTCTTTGTGTAACCCAGATCTGGAAAAGGTTGGAGCGATCAACCGTGCGGTCTCTGTGTGTCCTCTGTACCCGGATATGCACACGTGCCGATCTGCACGCTCTACGCGTCTGACCACTGCGCGAGAGAGGTCCGAGGAAGGAGCACTCTTGTTGCTCGGAGGAGACCGCTGGTGTGGTGCCTGACACAGTGTCAGACAGCAGGTGCCAGGTGCCGTTCAGCTCGTGGTCCTGGGTGTCCCGTCGTTGTCTTGGCGCTGCATGTGTGGGACTGGCTTTGGGCACCTATTTGGAAGCGATTTGACACGCGCTAGACCCGCACTTCTGGACCCACTGGCCGTGCCCTGAAGCCCCCCGGGCCTGCCCATCCACCGCAGGGCATGAAGGGTCCTCCATGGAATAGCGGGCTGTGACCCACCCGGTCGGGTTGTTTAGGGTGGGGCTGTGTGCAGACGGCTGGCTCTGCGGTGGGCccgccggggggtgggggtggggggcggaaggGCATTCCCACGGTGACTCACTCAATTACCCCACCTGTCCCAGTGGCCCATGGAAACTGTTCTTTGGACCCTCTGGAATCGTGGGGGAATATGGTGCCCATCCCTTTGAGCAAAGtgggcctgaatttgatccccgacGCCCCGGGTGATTTTGCACAGCTTAGCAAAATTAGACTCGGACCTGGAGTCATCCCAAGTCGCGTGTCCCAGCGTTCCTCTGATGTGTGGATTTGCCCCCGTGAGATGGCTGTGACGCACCCCGTCTGTGCGTTCTTTCAGTCACATCTCCTGTCCGCAGCATGGCAAGAGACTGGCACGTTCCCAGGGTCTTGGAATTTGAAAAAAGTAGTCATTCCCGAGGGGGGTGTGAGCAGGGGCTGGGCGGCCTAACGGTGTTTGCAACTTCTTGGGGGCTGTGTGTTTGCTAGGGGGACAGGATGGAGACACAGGGCCGCTCGCGGCTCATTCGCACCGGTTCCTCAGGGGACTGTAGGCGGCCCTAAGGTGGGGCTGCTGCCGGTGGGGGCCCAGTCAAGGCAGCATGTTCAGCCCTGTTTCGTGTCTCGGGctcaggctttctctctctgtttaggCGTGAACGCCGGTGCTTGGTGTTCCTCTTGGTGTTCCAGAGCCACTCCACGCTCTGTCCCTTTCGCCCTCTCACTTAGAAGACAGAGCGGTGCCGGGCATGGATTGCAAGTCCGTTTGAACCAGGTGTTGGAGCCGAAGGTCTGGTTGTTATTCGTGAAGGGTGTGGAATAGGGAGCGCTCAGCTTCCTCTTCCCCTGACCGGGCCCAGGGTCAGCAGTCATTGGCCGATTGTGTAACCAAGATCTGAAACAGGTTGGGGCGATCAACCCAGCAGTCTCTGTGTATCCTCTAGACACATACGGGCCAATACCGATGTGCGTGAGCGCTGTCtttgatctctctgtctctctctccctccctatctctttctctctctctctctctctctctctcactgtctctctctccctctccctgtctccatcaGCTAGAAAGGCCCCAGGACTGGAGCAGTTTGTCTCCAAGGAGGGGACTTTTGTGGTGGTCCCTGACACACAGTCAGGCAGCAGTTCCCACCTGCCTGGCTTTCAGCCTACGGCAGGAGCAGGAAAGTGTGAGAGCTGCCCGGTGAAAGCGGGTCCTGTGCGGTCGGGTGGCCTGGCTTCAGTAGCAGACGCGTCGGTGCTGGTGGGAAGGGAGCGTGTGCCATGGGTCTGGTATCTAGCGAGTATGGCCGGGATCCCACCCGCCCCGCTCCACCTAAGCAGAGGACCAGCGACGGAAGACTGGGTTCGCCCTCCGGCTGGGTGGCCAGAGGTCCATGGAGGAGGTGGCGTGTTGCCGTCCAACGCCcaggtcttttttcctttgtttccccaGGGGTTGGTTTCCAATCCTCCTCCGGACCCGCCATCACTCTCGAATCGGCCGAGTTCAAGCCTGGGGGTTTCGGGAGGGTTTTTGCGGGAGAGGGATCGGGGTGTGAGAAGGCGGTTTGTCAGGGGCGAGCCCTGGGAGCCGCAGGAAGTGCTAGCGTGGGTTGCACTGTTTCCTTGCCGCCGCCCTAGGCTCTGTGCGTCTTCCTTAGCGCCGGGAGAGCAATGTCCTGAAGTCTTTGATGGACTTGGCCATCAGGCGGGGCATTGGCTTGTTGGGTTTGCGTTTGGCGAAGGCCTGCGTGCGTTGGGAAGCGGCAGGGCCTGGGTTGGCCGAGGTGGCCTCGGGCAGGCCCGCcggaggaagggaggtgggggcgtTTCTGCGGGGCTCTGGCTGGCaggcggtgggggctggggctgagtgggGCTCGGCCTCGTGCCGAATGGCTTCTTCGGGGTCCACGTGGGGCGTCTTCGGTAGTGGGAAGGGCTTTGCGGTTGGGCCGTGGAAGACCACGATCTTGGTGCGGGCGTCTTGCAACTTGGTGAGGCGGGCCGAGCGGAAATTGAGGGTGAGAGCTTGGAGGCGCTGCTCTCTGGCCAGCTGAAGCCTCAGGTAGGCGTCGCGCCAGGATTCCCCCGGTCTCGGCGTGTCCGTGGGAAATTTCTGGGCACAGTGAGCCTTCCAGAGGTGGTCTGCGTGGGGCACGAGGCCCGGGTTGCAGGTCTCGATGCGGTAGAGTTGATCCGGCGAGCAGCTGCGCAGGACGGGCTGGAGAAGAGAGTAGGAGGCGGGCGGCAGCGGGCCGATGGCATCCAGGTGATTCTGCAGGAGGCGCGTGCAGAGCTGGCGCAGGCTGGGCACGGCGGGGCCGTGGGCTCGCTTGGAGCCCGCGAACACGCGGGTCTTGGCGTTGACTCTGCACGGGGCCAAGTCCGGTTCGTGCTGGCGTGGGGGCGAAGGCTGCCCGAAGGACCCCCAGTCCCAGTGCGGGAGCGGGGCCTCCCCCGCGTCTCCCGGAGCGGGAGCGGGGTCTGGCCGGcaggccaggctgtccgagagggccGTTGCCAGCTGGGGGTCTTCGCGTGTGGAAGGCCGCGGGTCCtctgggcgggctgggggcccgtCGGCTGACTCCAAGGCCCAGTGGTCGTCGTGGTCGTCGTGGTCGTCGTCGCTTCCTGCGCTCCCTTGAGCGTGCTGGGTGTGGGGCTCCTGCCCCGCCTGTGCGCTCTTGGTCCTTTGCTTTTTCCTGGGTGGCGGTTGGTAGTCGAGACACTCCTCCCAAGACAGGCGTGCGGGGGCCTGGGACTCGCTGTCTGCGTGCCCGcgggggcagcgggtgggggtcCCCGCTGCCCTCGCCCCCGAAGGAAGGCgtgtgagtttgatcctcagcggaGGCACGGTcctcgggggtccctggggcgCGGGTTCTGCGGCGTCCGGTGTTCCCGCGCGTGGGGCCGTGGGCTCTTGCTGGCCGCAGTTTCCTCCCGCTCGGGCCTCCCTGGAGCGCTTCCGGCCGCGGCTCTTGCTTGGGCTGGCGGTGCTGGCTTCGGCTGGGGCCGGAGCGTCCAGGAGCGGACTCCAGCGGTCCAGCAAGCGTGCGGCCAGAGCGGCCGGCTGCTGGTAGTCGCGCAGGCGCCTGAGGGCCTTGCTGAGGCGGGAGTCGTCCAGGAGAGCGGCGGTGGGCGGCAGCGCGGAGAGCCTGGTCAGCGCCTTGAGGAGCTTGGCGGGTCTGGGCAGGAGGGCCAGCTGAGCTTGCAGCTTGTCCAGGGTGGCGTCCGGCGCCGGgcgggcctggccttctggctgCATGTCTCCGAGGTGGAGGCGAGGGGGCCTGCAGGTGCGGCCCTTGCGGGCTGGGCTAAGGCGCTGCGGCCCGAAGGGTGGAGGTGAGCTTCGCGGCAGGTGCAGGAGTCGCAGCTGACGTCGGGCAGTGGCCGGCCTTCGGGCTCCTGGGCGGCGCGGTGCGGCGCAGTTCTGCCAAGCTCTGTCTCTGCGGCGAGATGCACAGTGGGAGTGGCGCCAGACGCGCGCTTATGTACCCTCTGGACACAGCCTGGACCCCAggtcccgccccccgcgccgccccttgGTCCTCCGTGCAACGGCCGGCTGTGGCGCACCCTTGCGGGACGTTCGGCCTGGGGATGCCTGgaaatcccccccgccccccccctcttCCCGCTCCAACCTGCACTCCAGGAGGGGCTCCACCGTGACTCATCTCTTACCCATCCACACTCACTCGCCTGCCTCACCTGTCCCACTCCCCCCGTCCCGTGGCACCCGTTCTCTGTCCCGTCTGCAATCATGGCATCTCGTGGCAGTTCCTCTCAGGAACCTGGGCCTGGTGACTTTGAACAACTTGCAGAAAACTCCAATTGCAACTCGTGTCGTTCCCTCGTGGAGGAGTAGCTCTCCGGCGTTCCTCGCGCCGTCTTGGCTTGCCTCAACTCGGCTTGCTGTGACCACAGTTGTGCTTTCTCTGGAGCGCCATGTCATGTAGTCAGGAGCCTCCTTGGTGCCCAAACGCATCCAGGGATCCAGAATTTGAACGGAAATCATTCCCGAGGGCTGTGTGAGCACAGGAACCCAAGCTGTGAGGAATGGGGATGGCTGATGGGAATCTTGTCCAAATGAAAAGagttgggtcctttggggtggctTGTCATCCCAGCCCCTCGAACGTCCTCCCGGAAcctccctgtgtctgtgtgtgtgtgtgtctctgtgaaagaaagaaagagagagggagagagagcacataaACGAGGGATGCTTGCAGAACTGGACAGCTCCATGGGGGCAAAAAATGTACACCTGACCTCTACCTTAGGCCATGCACACAAGTCAGTTCCAAGTGGATGAAGATCTCCACATCAGGCCTGAATGCAAGAGGTCCCTGAGGAATACGGGCAAACCCTCCACGCCCATGAAGCTGCAGGCGTGTTCCACGAGGAGCCAGCGCCGACCAAGCAAGCGGACGCCAACCAAGATGAACACACGGGAGCCTATGAACCTAAGAACCGTGTGCACTTCAGCCGAAACAGTGAACGAGACTCAGAGACGGCCCCTGGAATTGGAATGATGATTGAAGCAATACCCCTCTCCTAAGGCTTGAATATCACAGCTCTACTAGGCACTGGGAGAACTATCCAAGGAAAAAGCGCCTGTACTCATCAAGAAACGgggagaagacatgaacagaacTTCCTCAACGAAGACATCCGCATGGCTTCCAGGCTCATGGGGAGGCGTCCGACCTCGTGAATCGTCGGGGAGATGCAAAAGCAAACAGCAAGGAGATAGCAACTCACGCCATAGACACTGACACACATCGAAAAGAATCAGAACAGTCAGTGCGGGCACGGATGTGCAGGGAAAGGGACCCTCAATTCCCGGGTGCCGGGAATGCCGGCCGGTTCGCTCTTTGTGCCAAACGAGACAGACATGCCTCAAAGAGGTAGAAATCGAGCTCTCAGGGACCCCCGccataccgcttctgggaatatagcctgaCGGTCCAAACCCACACAGCTCAAACACCGTCGGCTCGTCTATGTTCGTTAGGGCAGCGCCATTCACCATGGCAGAAACTGGAAACAccccgagtgcccgaaaacagaggTGTGGGCAGAAAACCCGGAGGGGGgtggaatcgttcaggatgggagatgtgtgccgaacgtAGTTAGAGGATCAGAGGGATAGCCTCTGAGTCTCTGCATGGCTAACCAAAATACCCCAAAGTACAGAGTGATTCTCGAGGAAATGGCCTGCCCTAGAGCCATGGAGGGCTtcaagggggcgggggcggggggaggggagatcaAGGGACATCGAGGATGGagaaattgcactggtggagggatggccgtTTGATACTTCTGTGATTGAAAcgcaaccatgaaagtttgtaactgtaactcatttcGATTCACTCATTAACAAGGCatgctttgaagatacctttctcTTCAATAGCCTGGAGggtgtctctcattctgggcaactcagagaagggaacaccaagtcaaatatgattggaggtcatgtaggggggaaagatgatgcgggcccaataaagacaagagactgaacacaatggccactcaacacctttattgcaaaccacaacacctaatcagaaagagtgaacaaaagggaataccctgccacagtggcagtgtggggtggggggagacaggactcgggagggggggagggatgttgggttttactggtggtggagaacgggcactggtgaagggatgggttatcaaactttgtaagggagaatcatgagcacaaaaatgtataaatctgtaactgtaccctcccgttgactcactaattaaaaacaaactattaaatttaaaaaaataataataaaaaaataaacataaaaaggcaTGCTACTGTAGATGGGGTCCCTACAAGGCGATGTGTTCAGCGTTGAATCATCTCTCAGAGTCACGTTTCCCTCCGTGTGGGCGCGAACGCTGGCCGTGCTTGCTGTTCAATCTAGTCTCAGCACTCCGgactctgtcctttctctccctaAGTCAGAAGACAGAGCCTGCATTCGAAGACCCCCAAATCCAAGCCGATTCTCTCCAGGACTTGGAGCTCAGGGTATGGATTTCTTCGTGAGAACGTGGGATGAGGAGCTCTCAGGTTGTTGAGTGCAACCGGAGCCAGGGCGGGCATGGTTTGGCTCTTTGTGTAACCCAGATCTGGAAAAGGTTGGAGCGATCAACCGTGCGGTCTCTGTGTGTCCTCTGTACCCGGATATGCACACGTGCCGATCTGCACGCTCTACGCGTCTGACCACTGCGCGAGAGAGGTCCGAGGAAGGAGCACTCTTGTTGCTCGGAGGAGACCGCTGGTGTGGTGCCTGACACAGTGTCAGACAGCAGGTGCCAGGTGCCGTTCAGCTCGTGGTCCTGGGTGTCCCGTCGTTGTCTTGGCGCTGCATGTGTGGGACTGGCTTTGGGCACCTATTTGGAAGCGATTTGACACGCGCTAGACCCGCACTTCTGGACCCACTGGCCGTGCCCTGAAGCCCCCCGGGCCTGCCCATCCACCGCAGGGCATGAAGGGTCCTCCATGGAATAGCGGGCTGTGACCCACCCGGTCGGGTTGTTTAGGGTGGGGCTGTGTGCAGACGGCTGGCTCTGCGGTGGGCccgccggggggtgggggtggggggcggaaggGCATTCCCACGGTGACTCACTCAATTACCCCACCTGTCCCAGTGGCCCATGGAAACTGTTCTTTGGACCCTCTGGAATCGTGGGGGAATATGGTGCCCATCCCTTTGAGCAAAGtgggcctgaatttgatccccgacGCCCCGGGTGATTTTGCACAGCTTAGCAAAATTAGACTCGGACCTGGAGTCATCCCAAGTCGCGTGTCCCAGCGTTCCTCTGATGTGTGGATTTGCCCCCGTGAGATGGCTGTGACGCACCCCGTCTGTGCGTTCTTTCAGTCACATCTCTTGTCCGCAGCCTGGCAAGAGACTGGCACGTTCCCAGGGTCTTGGAATTTGAAAAAAGTAGTCATTCCCGAGGGGGGAGTGAGCAGGGGCTGGGCGGCCTAACGGTGTTTGCAACTTCTTGGGGGCTGTGTGTTTGCTAGGGGGACAGGATGGAGACACAGGGCCGCTCGCGGCTCATTCGCACAGGTTCCTCAGGGGACTGTAGGCGGCCCTAAGGTGGGGCTGCTGCCGGTGGGGGCCCAGTCAAGGCAGCATGTTCAGCCCTGTTTCGTGTCTCGGGctcaggctttctctctctgtttaggCGTGAACGCCGGTGCTTGGTGTTCCTCTTGGTGTTCCAGAGCCACTCCACGCTCTGTCCCTTTCGCCCTCTCACTTAGAAGACAGAGCGGTGCCGGGCATGGATTGCAAGTCCGTTTGAACCAGGTGTTGGAGCCGAAGGTCTGGTTGTTATTCGTGAAGGGTGTGCAATAGGGAGCGCTCAGCTTCCTCTTCCCCTGACCGGGCCCAGGATCAGCAGTCATTGGCCGATTGTGTAACCAAGATCTGAAACAGGTTGGGGCGATCAACCCAGCAGTCTCTGTGTATCCTCTAGACACATACGGGCCAATACCGATGTGCGTGAGCGCTGTCtttgatctctctgtctctctctccctccctatctctttctctctctctctctctctctctgactgtctctctctccctctccctgtctccatcaGCTAGAAAGGCCCCAGGACTGGAGCAGTTTGTCTCCAAGGAGGGGACTTTTGTGGTGGTCCCTGACACACAGTCAGGCAGCAGTTCCCACCTGCCTGGCTTTCAGCCTACGGCAGGAGCAGGAAAGTGTGAGAGCTGCCCGGTGAAAGCGGGTCCTGTGCGGGCGGGTGGCCTGGCTTCAGTAGCAGACGCGTCGGTGCTGGTGGGAAGGGAGCGTGTGCCATGGGTCTGGTATCTAGCGAGTATGGCCGGGATCCCACCCGCCCCGCTCCACCTAAGCAGAGGACCAGCGACGGAAGACTGGGTTCGCCCTCCGGCTGGGTGGCCAGAGGTCCATGGAGGAGGTGGCGTGTTGCCGTCCAACGCCcaggtcttttttcctttgtttccccaGGGGTTGGTTTGCAATCCTCCTCCGGACCCGCCATCACTCTCGAATCGGCCGAGTTCAAGCCTGGGGGTTTCGGGAGGGTTTTTGCGGGAGAGGGAGCGGGGTGTGAGAAGGCGGTTTGTCAGGGGCGAGCCCTGGGAGCCGCAGGAAGTGCTAGCGTGGGTTGCACTGTTTCCTTGCCGCCGCCCTAGGCTCTGTGCGTCTTCCTTAGCGCCGGGAGAGCAATGTCCTGAAGTCTTTGATGGACTTGGCCATCAGGCGGGGCATTGGCTTGTTGGGTTTGCGTTTGGCGAAGGCCTGCGTGCGTTGGGAAGCGGCAGGGCCTGGGTTGGCCGAGGTGGCCTCGGGCAGGCCCGCcggaggaagggaggtgggggcgtTGGTGCGGGGCTCTGGCTGGCaggcggtgggggctggggctgagtgggGCTCGGCCTCGTGCCGAATGGCTTCTTCGGGGTCCACGTGGGGCGTCTTCGGTAGTGGGAAGGGCTTTGCGGTTGGGCCGTGGAAGACCACGATCTTGGTGCGGGCGTCTTGCAACTTGGTGAGGCGGGCCGAGCGGAAATTGAGGGTGAGAGCTTGGAGGCGCTGCTCTCTGGCCAGCTGAAGCCTCAGGTAGGCGTCGCGCCAGGATTCCCCCGGTCTCGGCGTGTCCGTGGGAAATTTCTGGGCACAGTGAGCCTTCCAGAGGTGGTCTGCGTGGGGCACGAGGCCCGGGTTGCAGGTCTCGATGCGGTAGAGTTGATCCGGCGAGCAGCTGCGCAGGACGGGCTGGAGAAGAGAGTAGGAGGCGGGCGGCAGCGGGCCGATGGCATCCAGGTGATTCTGCAGGAGGCGCGTGCAGAGCTGGCGCAGGCTGGGCACGGCGGGGCCGTGGGCTCGCTTGGAGCCCGCGAACACGCGGGTCTTGGCGTTGACTCTGCACGGGGCCAAGTCCGGTTCGTGCTGGCGTGGGGGCGAAGGCTGCCCGAAGGACCCCCAGTCCCAGTGCGGGAGCGGGGCCTCCCCCGCGTCTCCCGGAGCGGGAGCGGGGTCTGGCCGGcaggccaggctgtccgagagggccGTTGCCAGCTGGGGGTCTTCGCGTGTGGAAGGCCGCGGGTCCTCTAGGCGGGCTGGGGGCCCGTCGGCTGACTCCAAGGCCCAGTGGTCGTCGTCGTCGTGGTCGTCGTGGTCGTCGTCGCCTCCCCCGCTCCCTTGAGCGTGCTGGGTGCGGGGCTCCTGCCCCGCCTGTGCGCTCTTGGTCCTTTGCTTTTTCCTGGGTGGCGGTTGGTAGTCGAGACACTCCTCCCAAGACAGGCGTGCGGGGGCCTGGGACTCGCTGTCTGCGTGCCTGcgggggcagcgggtgggggtcCCCGCTGCCCTCGCCCCCGAAGGAAGGCgtgtgagtttgatcctcagcggaGGCACGGTcctcgggggtccctggggcgCGGGTTCTGCGGCGTCCGGTGTGTCCGCGCGTGGGGCCGTGGGCTCTTGCTGGCC is part of the Sorex araneus isolate mSorAra2 chromosome 2, mSorAra2.pri, whole genome shotgun sequence genome and harbors:
- the LOC129401895 gene encoding elongin-A-like; this translates as MQPEGQARPAPDATLDKLQAQLALLPRPAKLLKALTRLSALPPTAALLDDSRLSKALRRLRDYQQPAALAARLLDRWSPLLDAPAPAEASTASPSKSRGRKRSREARAGGNCGQQEPTAPRAGTPDAAEPAPQGPPRTVPPLRIKLTRLPSGARAAGTPTRCPRGHADSESQAPARLSWEECLDYQPPPRKKQRTKSAQAGQEPHTQHAQGSAGSDDDHDDHDDHWALESADGPPARPEDPRPSTREDPQLATALSDSLACRPDPAPAPGDAGEAPLPHWDWGSFGQPSPPRQHEPDLAPCRVNAKTRVFAGSKRAHGPAVPSLRQLCTRLLQNHLDAIGPLPPASYSLLQPVLRSCSPDQLYRIETCNPGLVPHADHLWKAHCAQKFPTDTPRPGESWRDAYLRLQLAREQRLQALTLNFRSARLTKLQDARTKIVVFHGPTAKPFPLPKTPHVDPEEAIRHEAEPHSAPAPTACQPEPRRNAPTSLPPAGLPEATSANPGPAASQRTQAFAKRKPNKPMPRLMAKSIKDFRTLLSRR
- the LOC129401896 gene encoding elongin-A-like, which gives rise to MQPEGQARPAPDATLDKLQAQLALLPRPAKLLKALTRLSALPPTAALLDDSRLSKALRRLRDYQQPAALAARLLDRWSPLLDAPAPAEASTASPSKSRGRKRSREARAGGNCGQQEPTAPRADTPDAAEPAPQGPPRTVPPLRIKLTRLPSGARAAGTPTRCPRRHADSESQAPARLSWEECLDYQPPPRKKQRTKSAQAGQEPRTQHAQGSGGGDDDHDDHDDDDHWALESADGPPARLEDPRPSTREDPQLATALSDSLACRPDPAPAPGDAGEAPLPHWDWGSFGQPSPPRQHEPDLAPCRVNAKTRVFAGSKRAHGPAVPSLRQLCTRLLQNHLDAIGPLPPASYSLLQPVLRSCSPDQLYRIETCNPGLVPHADHLWKAHCAQKFPTDTPRPGESWRDAYLRLQLAREQRLQALTLNFRSARLTKLQDARTKIVVFHGPTAKPFPLPKTPHVDPEEAIRHEAEPHSAPAPTACQPEPRTNAPTSLPPAGLPEATSANPGPAASQRTQAFAKRKPNKPMPRLMAKSIKDFRTLLSRR